Proteins from a genomic interval of Prevotella sp. E13-27:
- a CDS encoding glycosyltransferase — MIENRFIPRILILVAGNNGTIGRCSWNLYRAFMNRDDVDVICVGIHRFDGGLKGFDSCEFFSDKYGKQENSITKQVKWLKGIKESYCPDMTISTLYSTNLLNALSGGQDYKVGIFHAPHKQGRSLGLVKYAFSLLQYWFIFPKLDFCSCVSKEAEEDLKSIKTIDRSKIGTIYNVHQVDEILKKADIPLQEEVLPSPYIIYCGRLDANKAPIRAINALSKIKSQLSLVFVGKGDEPFVSELKKQVDDLGMTSRVFFLGEKSNPYPYIKAAKALISCSYSESLPGVIIEALALGVPVVSTNSSRGIWEILLADESYNISLADSYQTKWGVITSNHAFKDKSKEEQDVINLAHGIEQVLTYSRIPESEFLSKVEANTITMQFLSLINHEK, encoded by the coding sequence ATGATTGAGAATAGATTCATTCCAAGGATTCTAATATTAGTAGCGGGAAATAACGGAACGATTGGTAGATGTTCATGGAATCTTTACCGTGCATTTATGAATCGTGACGATGTTGATGTGATATGCGTCGGCATCCACCGTTTTGATGGAGGATTGAAAGGATTCGATTCTTGTGAGTTCTTCTCGGACAAGTATGGAAAGCAAGAAAACAGCATTACCAAGCAGGTAAAATGGTTGAAAGGAATTAAAGAGTCATATTGTCCCGATATGACCATTTCTACATTGTATTCAACCAATCTGCTTAATGCCCTAAGTGGAGGACAAGACTATAAAGTAGGAATATTCCATGCCCCGCACAAACAAGGAAGATCCTTAGGACTTGTCAAATATGCATTCTCTCTGCTTCAATACTGGTTTATATTCCCCAAGTTGGACTTTTGTTCTTGTGTGAGCAAAGAGGCAGAGGAAGATTTAAAAAGCATCAAAACCATTGATAGAAGTAAAATAGGCACTATATATAATGTTCATCAGGTTGATGAGATTCTAAAAAAAGCGGATATCCCACTTCAAGAAGAAGTGTTGCCCTCACCATACATCATTTATTGTGGAAGATTGGATGCCAACAAGGCACCGATAAGAGCTATAAATGCATTGTCAAAAATCAAATCACAATTATCTCTGGTTTTTGTAGGTAAAGGTGATGAACCCTTCGTAAGCGAACTAAAAAAGCAGGTAGATGACTTAGGAATGACTAGTAGGGTGTTCTTCTTGGGAGAGAAATCGAATCCATATCCATATATAAAAGCAGCTAAAGCCCTGATATCTTGCTCTTATAGTGAAAGCTTACCAGGTGTTATTATTGAGGCATTAGCACTTGGCGTACCCGTAGTGTCAACAAACTCTTCACGTGGGATTTGGGAAATCCTATTGGCAGATGAATCATACAACATTTCTTTGGCAGATTCATATCAGACCAAGTGGGGAGTAATAACCTCCAATCATGCGTTCAAAGATAAATCGAAAGAAGAACAAGATGTAATAAATCTCGCCCATGGTATAGAACAAGTACTCACATACTCTAGGATTCCTGAATCGGAATTCCTTTCAAAGGTAGAGGCCAATACTATAACAATGCAGTTCTTGTCCTTAATAAATCACGAGAAATGA
- a CDS encoding serine acetyltransferase: MRYYISQDRKRYNIRFYDRFIYNENYYIFDYLRTLRHLEYLTNKKKNTFDYLLYYYTYWQYKRKCYKLKIKIAINSCGPGLFIPHIGLIRVATYAKVGANCIIGPGVILGTKGKFENAPIVEDNVEICLGAKLIGKIHIGNNVKIAPNSVVINDVPDNSLVSGVPARIIKTYPSET, translated from the coding sequence ATGAGGTATTATATCTCTCAAGATCGAAAGAGATATAATATCAGATTTTATGATAGGTTTATATATAATGAAAATTATTATATATTTGATTATCTGAGAACGCTTAGACATTTAGAATATTTGACTAATAAAAAAAAGAATACATTTGATTATTTGTTGTACTATTATACATATTGGCAATATAAAAGGAAGTGTTATAAGTTGAAAATTAAAATTGCGATTAATAGCTGTGGACCTGGATTATTTATTCCTCATATTGGACTAATCAGAGTTGCAACATACGCTAAAGTTGGGGCAAATTGTATAATAGGTCCAGGTGTTATATTGGGAACAAAGGGGAAATTTGAAAATGCGCCAATAGTAGAAGATAATGTGGAGATTTGTCTTGGTGCAAAACTAATTGGGAAAATACATATAGGAAATAATGTAAAGATTGCACCGAATTCGGTTGTGATAAATGATGTGCCAGATAATTCATTGGTCTCAGGTGTTCCTGCAAGGATAATAAAAACATATCCTAGTGAAACGTAA